ACCGGCCATGCCACTGAATGTTATTAGTCATGAACAGGTAGTTTAGGATGAATGTCTACTATGTGATAGCCAGCTACCTACCACTTTTCCATCAAAACCCAATGTATTTTCAGATGATGCGAAGATACCTCTTCCAAGAAGTAGGCTGTCTTCTAAGATCTTACAATCATTGTATCTAACAAAATTTAGGTCGAGTGAAAGGGGTAAGGAAAAAATGATATCAGTTAGGCatcaaacacacccttttgaaggttttggAATATGCTATCATCCCTCAACCGAGCTTATCTGGGAATACTCTCAATGGATAGATAAATGACTATTAAAATCGCATGCCAACAAGTAAGTATTATATTTACAACTTATATCAACACAAGTTGTTTATTATATATGTTCTGTTATTTTAATATAAGGTTTCATTCAGGAAATCAAAGGAGGAATATTACAGATCCAAGTTCTCTTAATTCGAGTTTGAAAAAATGGCCTTTGTAATGGCATTTACTCAAGATAAGAACTGGTTCTACCTTATGTCACAGCCGAACAAATGCTGGAATGATGAGGTAATCATTTCTTCATAGAGCATCTGTTACATGTAAGTCACAATTTCTGATACATAGATATTATGTTTTAGATACATCCAGTACAACAGTTTCTACCCTGTTTAAAAACTATGTATCAGTttatataactaatactttcttaaaatgtgcAGCACATCGATGTAATATTTTAATACCTTCGAAATAAATCCAAGATGCAGTTGGGCAATCAGTATCGATACACAACAACAAACTacacttttaaaattttcatcgaATCTGCACACACAGATACTATCACATTCCACCTGACATTTCTACCCAAGAAGATATGGCAAGGGCCTCTGTCATAGCTCATCACGAGAGATCTGTGAAGAACATAATAAAAAGTTTCTCAATACCTGCCGGATTGTCCTGGCATTTTGTAGATGAGGTATACATCCCGATAAATTGTGATAGGGATTTTCATTGGATTCTTGCGGTGGTTGTGTTGAAACAGAGGTTGATAAGCGTGTATGATTCATCATCTGGAAGAAGAACTAGCAACCCTTCCTCAGAGATTCAAAAGATAGCAATAATTCTACCTATGTACCTCCAGgatagtgattttttttataagaatGAATGTACTGATTGGTCATCgcttgattcatacaaggacaaatcaaTCGAAAACATGCTTGAATCACATCACCCTTTTGCAGTTGAATACGTTGAAGGCATTGTGAAATAAGAAAGTGATagcttgtgagtattaacaaatattcatatttaaatcattaataagtcaattttttttaaagttgtgtATTCATTTCTTTGTAGGAATTATGGTATTTTCCTGGCTATTTTTGCTGAATATCATAGTGATGAAATTTCTATTTCAACTACTGAACTACACGCCAAATTCTTCTGTTCAAGATATGTCGCACTACTGTGGAATTATGGTTGTCATAAGGCcaaggatggttatgttagcgaaaacgataattcaaaaaaacttaagagagatttcatctctcctagtcaaggagaaccgatggatgtcgagtagtttttttttgaattttgtagtaGTAAAATGTACAATTATATTTTTGCACTAATAGTAaacatttttttctctattcaACAACTTAGCAGACTTTTAAGCTTTtctcatatttatgtatcatattctgaTGTATCAAACTTGAATGCTTCTGagatatcttatttatttatcagatttttatttatcaatctTTAATGcttatgatacatcttgtttttgtatcatattctcatgtatcaaacttgatTGCTTCTGATaaatcttgtttatgtatcagattataatgtatcaagatttaataattctaatacatctacatttatgtatcagaatctcatgtatcaagctttacaactcctgatacatctactttatgtatcaagatttaataattctgatacatctatatttatgtatcaagctttacaacTTTTGATACATCTCGATTATGtttcagattcttatgtatcaagatttaatgattctgatacatctatattTATGTAGCAGATTATctgtatcaagctttacagcTCCTGATATATCTTGTTtttgtatcagattctcatgtaatAAGGTTTAATGATTCTAATACATCATGTTTATATATCAGAATTCTCatatatcaagctttactgcttctgatacatcttttttttttatcagattctcatgaAGCAAGATTTAATaatctgatacatcttgtttatgtatcagattctcatgtatcaagctttactgtttctgatacatctacaacctatatcaatacaacatgttatgtatcaaccacaattcagttgaaaactaatacaacaaccTTCAAAGTATCAACCCTTAATACGTCGAATGGTTATGTATCCGCTACTCTCATGTATCAGATTCCAAATTACTATATCAATACCAAGTAacttacaataaaaataattatcaaccatccatgtatcaattattgatatttaATTACTATTCAGGTTAATTGatatatgtatcaaatataACCCTACACTGTAAAAAAACTATGTAGATGTAAGTACATGATCTAAATAGTATGTATCCTGGGATAACAAAACATCATTTCTCTTTGGGAATGAAATTATAAGTCTTTCTGTTGTGGCCTTCATAGCCACAACGACCACAAAAATTTGTGCTCGTTCTTATCTTCTCACTAGAgtacttttttcttcctttctttgatcttcctggcatccttttgtatcttggtggcaagacgaattcttccaaaatttctttcAGAATAGAccaatctttcttatctggcattggaaccattggCAATTCATAAATATTTCCCAATGCCTCTGGCTTGTAGTAATCAGAACAGTATGGGTGCATGTCtgtaatgttcttgctcttcaacactgcaattTCATGTGGATATGGTACCTTGTCTAGTTGAAAACTGCCACAATTGtatgtttttctttcaagacacaTAATGTATTTTATACCTGATTCataaacagaataaagataTTCTAATGAAGCAACAACATGCAGAAAATAATTATCacaaatatgtatcagaactgatgtattaGGAAATAATGATCACAGGAAATACAAAACTGATGTATCATATAGCTATGTATCAAGCAACTATGTATCAAGTAGATATCTACTTAAAAATAACAGGagtgtaccttcattctcgaacacttcATCGTGTTTGATACTAGGATATCTTCAAATTTTCTACCCAAAGTATGTTTTATATAAGCtgctatttccctatttttgcagtttcaagtaccaaataacattctcgtttactccaaaaagtcaattatagacAGCTCTCATGCTTCAACAAGACATCTATTGATACATTCTGCGATattagaagtcatcattcttCCCCTATTGACAGTTGCATAAACTCTTGACCACTTTTTGTACCCCACATTTTTCAAATACTCTGTCACCCGGTGatcaattttttcaacttttgccattatttttttgaattcatCTATTCGGTATGCCTTTGCCATCGAGTAGAAGAGGTCACTTAGTACAACTTTGCTCCTCCTATAGTTagtacaaatattttttcatatatactATATGCATGCAAAGTGAGGGACATTGAAAAATACCATGTTTACACACTTGATTATGCTTTCGTTCCTATctgatacaacacacatattgtTTCTCTCATCAAATGCATttttaaagttctgaaaaaacTACGTCCATGATAAATCATTTTATGTATCAACAACACCATACGCCAATGGCAATATGCAacctaaaaaattattaacaacGATAACATAGTTATTAGAATTCATCATATTCACAACAAATGTATCAACTAAGATGATACACTATTATTCAATACGCAATAGTAACAAAAAGTAATACCTGCCCCATCAAGTGTGCTAGCTGATACAAATGtccctttataaggtccatcaagATGCGTACCATCAACAATAACTATAGGTCGACAAAACTAAAACCCCCTCATCAATGGCCTTAACGCTACGAACAAATACATGAACTCATCAGTTGGTGACTTGTGCATACTTATGTATGAATTTggatatatgatttttagaatatgtatgtatataggCTGTCCATATACATCAACAGGTTTTCCCCTTAACATCTCCAAAGCATATTCTTTTGAACGTCATGCTtgttgataggtaatatcaattccatacgctgctttaatatcctctcgtatatcattaggggtgtgaattctcttatgattaaccaatttaggtGCCTTGAATGCACTTAcaaaagcctttgtagcatgaACTTTGTTGAAGATTCTATCTCTTAGTGCACAtgaatgttcactattgaaatatctCACTTTGAATATATCGGATTTTTTCCAACATAATgctttcattctccaacaacaGTCGTCTGAATAGCATATTAACACATAACTgcataattttagaaaaaatagttAACATGTATCAGATATACAGAAATTCATATGTATCTAATACATTCTGACAGCAAGTATTTTAACTGTTGTACGTGATACATACtacttagtatgtatcatgaatataaaCTAACAAAATTAACTTTCCAAAATCAACAGGACATCTGGAACATTTTTGAAGTGACTTAGATACATAATgttatgatgtatcatgacaggaaaaatcaaaaaatattaacatgtatcagatatacagagattcatatgtatctgatatattctgacaataattattttaactgTTGTACCTGATACATACTACTTAGTATGTATTATGAATATAAACCAACAAAATTAACTTTTCGAAATTTAATTTCCAAAATCAACAAATGCACATACCTTTTACTGTCatttcttttaactttgaaattgaatTCATTATCAACTTTGTATTTTGTCATTACATCAACTAGTGTTGCTTTATCCTTATACAATTGATTCTCCTTCACTTCTGCACCAATTGTATCAATTATGTAGTTCGTCACATCCAATTCCGGTATATAACAAGCTGCAGCATTACCAGATTCCTCTAAACCAGAAATTTATGACTCATTCGTGTTTGATTCGGCACAAACAATTGCTCCAGATGTAACATCGAATAATTGTAACTCACATCTCTTTTTATCAGAAGTTGTTATGCATAGGAAATACTTTACGAATCCAGgctcattcttcttcaactctatgtaaagattaacaTTCATATCATTATGAATAATCATTGGCGATGAGTTGCCTTGAATGATGTatcaaatttcaatatttttcactgATTCATCTATGGTCAATTCAGCAGTGATTGCTGCTTTTAGATTTGAGTAAGATACATTGTCGCCCACTACGATTTCATCACTTTTGTATCGTTCATAACTCATTTCGGATTGCCAAACTCCAGAATGTCTCAGTAGTATCGTGATATTCATCTCGTTTTGCTTGATGAAAATCGAATTttggtttgaattttttgttcacagtgatgctctgttttttgagtttttctttcTGTACATAACTGTTactttttttaatgattaattCCATTAATTAGAACGGTAATGATTGAAAGAACCAACCCTAACTTAATTTAcgttactatccataaataactcaacaacattaattattctacagtaaaacatgatgtatcagcaaaataagtaatgtatcagaaatatggaaaaaagggaaatcgggtaatttaagaaaaatggagAATATATTGTAATTGAGCTTTTtcattatgggatttaggtaaagtttacctTAAAATATCCGTTTAATATATACAAACTTATTAATTATAGAatgtattaatttaaaaatgttATTCTCTACGGTTCTATATTAAGTGGTGTTTTAGTTTTGctagatttctcaagaaatttacttatttctaaaaagttttttttttttactaaaacaCTCTTAATTAAATAGTAGtacatatttaacataatttattgattacataaaaatccatttatctaatagaaaataaatttgaaagaaaaaaatcaacacCTTCTTAATCACGTGAAGTatagtttattttatattcataataataataataataataataataataaaatcatcactTAATATGAACGGGAAGAGTGGGATGGGGTAATTACAAGAAGGAGCCAGAGTTTGGAGACAGTCTAAAATAATGGCTAATATGTACTCCATTCGTCCCATTTAGTTGTaattcataagaaaatattaattaggagtgttatttgactaatatattttttattaattttttaatctttatttatttatgtgcttcttaattctaaaataattaatgttaaaaataaaattgaaaaaatataattaattttcttttgattgtttaaattaataaaaaatttaaaataattatttttaatatacatgaCACCTAATATAAGACTGAAGGAATATATATATTCTACGTAATTCCCAATTATATGTTGAATTTCATGTgaaacatcatttattttagaTGAGAATATAAAGATAAAAGCACGACTTAATATTGAACAAGAAGACTTTGGCTACTACTCATTGTCCTACCATTTTGACCCACGTATTATTCATTAACGCGCAATCACGAGAAGTTGTTCACGCACTTTTGACTTTTCCACAACCTTATTACTAGGGGTGTACATATAACATAGCTGTTAGGTTTTGTTTTTCATTAAACaataactaaattaattatgtattaaattaatttcatatcaattttttaatttcgaTTTTAGTtggtttttttgatttttttgattatttttttttataactataTCGTAATTGAAAAATAGATTAATGTTTCTTTGATAATGTGATTTAATGTTGCACTTGAAGTTCTTAATTGAAGATTATTTTCTTGATCGTGCGATTATATTGCTTAATGACATCTTAAATacacttgaataaataaaattaaaaaaaataaaatgtacaaTGTCATCTTCAAGACATTGTCTTAAGAAAACATCTCAAAAACTCACCAAAAGACACAATAtatgtcaatttttttattcatattacaagaccaaatataaaataatatatgtaaacattgaaagttataaactaatttaaaaaatacttacaacgcgtattataataatatttttttgtgtataaaaaataaaattatatatatattatgtcgatttgatttgaatttgatttgacTGGACAATTTGGCTTGTATACCCTACTTATTACTATAAAGCATAAATAGTTATATCAGAACCCCTTATTGGCTCATCAAACCCATAATCTACTATTcaatcccccccccccaaaaaaaaaaaaaaaaaaaactaacaaaCTAAGTCAAGAATTCAATAGATTTGAATATTCATACATACGTCAGGTTCAAttttgaaactcaaaaaatatttaaaatcaatgaaaatagtTGTTATAGTCTGAATTTGTGTTGCTTTCAAGTTAGTTAGACACGAAAGTGACCGTTATTTGTTCTCACTTAATAggtttgaataaaaattaatgatgaatttattatgattttatatatatgacatatattatttgttaaaatttagagtacatgaaattattcaattttaattgataaaatgagattacggagaataaaataattttctacctttttattacttaaagtggtttaaaaagaaagaaaacaagaatagagttcCTTAAAAGTAATACTTTTATAAGAAAcaagatttgtttttttattcGAAAAAGGATATTCTTGACCCATTTTATAATAATAGGGACATTTTTAACCCATTAAATAATAACAAAGGCATTTTTGAACCAAACTATaaacgaaaaatatttttattcatttcaaatagtttaaaagcattttaaacttttttctattattattattattattattattattattattattattattattattattttcatcattattCCTATTTAGCCTCTTGAGTGTGAACATATAACCGGTCACTTTCATGTCTAAATAACTCGAAAGCAACACGAATTGAATTCAGACCATACAAATTGGGCCATTGGTTCGTTGACTCATTTTTATTCAAGATTGTCTTTATTTTTGAAGCAATTGCTTTGGTTTCCACGTTAGCTTTCTTCTTTATGGTTTTCATATTTGCATCTCTCTaatttccatatatatatatatatatatatatatatatatatattttttctttgtaaatTAAGGATTCATTAATATTGGACAAAGTTGAAATCTAATGGGGATGTaagatttattatatttatttatttttctttatcgATATTCTCAATGTTGTGAAAATTAATGTAATGTATTAATTTGCAATTGTTTACAACCCTTTGCATCCAGAGATTAGTACCTGAGAATTGAGACAACAACAACTAAGATGAAATTGTTAATagttgaataaataaataataacaattaacTTACTAAAACTATTAATTTCTTAGTCTCCATCAACAACACAAAAAAACTTGTTGCATTCAAATACATAGTTGACAAGTTTGTGAACTTGAGTATTGGGGAAGTACAAATTAGCAATCAGTATAGATATATACCTATTTGTTTTGTTTAATATATCATCATACAGAAACAGTGAATGCATTCTTATATTAATCCTCATTCCATAGATATATAAGCATGAGATTAATTTGAATAGGCACAAGATGGTTTGAACAAGATTTGGGGCCTAAAGTCGAATTTTATAAAGAggttttactttcttttttctaattgacatatataaattgaataacAATATTAAACTCGGTGTAATCCTATAAGTGAGGTTTGGAGAGGATAAGTAGTATGCAGATCTTATGAAGTAAGAACGTATGcatatttttctttacaaaaaaaagaaagaacgtgtgcatattttcaatgaaaaatataatattaaagttagaataataaaaacttggctcaaaaatttgaaaattagttGATATAATGATACCCAAATAGTGTTGCGCTGAATTTGATGAGGTGATATAATGATATTGAAATAATAGTATTAATTTATTGTAatgcttgaaatttgaagaagataCCAAAATGCAAATTTGATCTTTTGGTAACCAGAAAACAATAGATTTTACATAATGTAAAAGTTTTGACCCTTCCAAGACTTCAGAATATTCAATAACAAGAAAATGAAAATAGTGAAAGGGAAATGAAAAAAGGTAAATAAAGGAATAATCATGTATGTTCATGTAAATCGTGGTCATGATATATATGAGGCAattagatagatagatagagaaaaaaatatacatCTTTGAAAAAAATAGAAGGCTCCTATGAGTAAACTTAACTTTGTTGATTAGTACGTGAGGTTAAAAAATTCAACATAATTGATAGATTTTTCATAACcctgaaataattatttttttgtgagaACGATACTTGATCATACAGATTATTATGTGCTTGTCGATCGTGTTTAATTTATCTGCGCATTTTGACTAATTTTGAGAGCAACCATAATCGTGTAAATGATGCACTTCTTTAACAAGAATACTATCGACTATAGCATGTATCTGGCAAAGCATCATGCATGGCACAAAGAATTATTCtcaaacttttcttttttctctttttccaaACTTTAATTTACATGCTGCTTTTATGGTACAGCTTGAATATTGGGAGTGATAGTGCTGTTCCATTGCTCATGGGAATAAACGTGCATGCATAAACTgctttgattttattttattatactttaCGATCAATTTAACATTTTTGTATTTAATCGGTGAGTTCAAATTGTTCGATAATAAGATAAAATTTAAAGGTAAAtatattacaacaacaatactAACATATTCAGTATAGTCTCAAGTAGGATCTGGAGAAGGTGGGGTGCATACGTATACCTTATCTCTTTTATTATGGGATAAAAGACGCTTTCGAAAGATCTTTGACTCAAGAAAATATTGTCCGTTAAGATTCCTTTTTAAATAGTACTTCCTTTGTATTAATTCGTTTGTCTTATTTTGACATGACAATAaatttaggaaaagaaaaaaaaattaaattttgcggtcttaaactaaaaatatatgtaatgtATTGGAATGCCCTTTAATGTATTCAATATTACACAAATCTCACCTTTGTATGAAAAGttaattacaaaaatatattttgggtaaCTTGATAGTGTAAAAAAAACTATACTATCATTATAGATATAAGTTACACTCTATTATAGCATATAGCAAGTAAATATATATCTTTTACATTTGAGCAacaaatagaataataataatatattaatttacaTAAGCTCAAAATTTTGATGCGAAAGCAAATATAGAGTTGACAGTATAGATTTTGTAATAATTTTAGTTTagactcaatttttattttaaaagatgcatttattaattttaaatctattatatttaaaatataatccTCTTTGATTcatattaaatgatgtttttagtTTATACAGACCTCGAAGAGAGTGTGAAACATGAAAGGAGGAGGAATAGTCCTTTCAATTCAACAGTCTAAAATAATTGTATTGACAAGTACATACATATCTTCTACGTAATTTCCCATTTTCTTTTGATTCCACTACCTCTTTCTAAGTGGACTTATTTTAAACTCAAGCCCCCCACTTTTGACTTTTTCATAAATACCTATATTTTACCACCTTATTACTCCACTATATATAGATATAACCAATAACCCCTCATTGGCTCATCAAACTCATCATCTATTATTCTATcccaaaataaaacaaagtcaAGAATCCTATTGATTTGAGTATTCATATATACTCAATCTCAAAGGCCgatcaaatatttaaaataatcgTTATAGTCTGAATTCTTGTTGCATTCAAGTTATTTTGACATGAAAGCGGGCGATTATTTGTTCTCACTCAAGAGGATAAACAAGAACAATGATGAAAATagtgatgataataataactcTAGCAATTATAAGGCATCATCATTGAGGGGAAGATTCAAGAATTCGTGTTTGCGGAAGAAGAAGAGATTATACAAATTGCGCAATTGGTTCGTTGACTCATTTTTATTCAAGATTGCCTCTCTTTTTGAAGCAATTGCTTTGATTTCCACCTTAACTTTCTTCTTATTCTGTTATGGTTTTCATATTTGATTCTTTAGaatttccatatatatatattcttcttTGTAAATCAAGGGTTTATAAATATTGGATAAAAGTTGATATCTAATGGGGTGTAACTTGTAAGGTTcagttgatttattttatttttctttatcaatattattttcttccGATATTACCGTTATCattaatattaaataactatataatGAGATGAATGTATGGATATACTATAAGACATAAGATTAAAAATGAAGATATTCGGTGTACTGCTTCCTTGTAGATCTTATTGTTGCAATGTTATGAAACAGGGAAAGTGTATGTGCAATGGGGAAAGGATATTTAGGCCACATTGTTATTACAATTACTTGAAAATAAAGCAAACAATCATCATTCAACTCCACTGAATTAATCTTTTCCAGGTGAAAACCAATACATCATTTGGGAACTTTTGAATGTGAAGTTTCAACATTTCTAAGTGTTTTTCATCAGCCTAAGCTAAGACTTGATTTGTTTAGACTCGTGGCATATGTTCCGGTCGCCTTCTAAAACTGGAAAACACGTCCCCTGATTCACTATCCGCGCGTTGCATGTCCAAGTCCATGTCCATCCCAATTCCTGCTATTCTCTCACTCATTGATCCATAAGAATTTACTGAACCATCTCCAATTGGCTTAACATACTGTTGCATCACCAGCACGGAGAATGTGGAGTCGAATTCTGATGTCACTAAAAGATCACCAATAGCCCCGAGTTCAGGACAGTCACACCAATCGACTAGGCCAGCCGTTAGCGGTGATACCATGCCTCGGCCTTTTCCTACGATGTAGAGATCATAGTTATGCTGATCCATTAGTTTTATGGCCTTGACAGCTTCTTCCACATCATTCAGCAACAGTTCTATGTATGTTACTGATTTGTCATTGGCTGTGCTGATCTTGAACCTGTTTAAGAACTCGTCGTCCATCAACTTCTCACTCTCTTTGTCAATCTGGACATTCACATGACTTTCATCAGCAAATTCTGTTTGCTCCATATCAGAAGTACCTTCATCTGGAATGAACTTTACAACAGTTAAGCGTGTATCTGGACGATCAACCATTCTCAAAGCGTAAGCCAGAGCTTCCCTGTCATCAGCACCTCCGAAAAAGAGGACAACGATATTTTTTGCATGGTCACTGGTCTCAGAGAGGCCACGATTTATGAGGATTCCTACTGAACAAGGGGCATTAGCTAGCACACCTTCGTTGACAGCTCGAATTTCAGGGTTGACATCCTCCATTTCACCCTCGAGACCTCGTTGTTTGTGGAAAGGGAGAATGATGAAAGCTACACGCTTATCTTTGGCAATGTTGCACATATCTTCATCCATGGTGGACAAAGCAGACCTCGCTGTAAGTACTTGTACCATCACTCCATCTGATCGTAGCTCATAGTTGTCGAAAGCAGTGATGATCTGTCTTGTTTGTGTCTCCTCGTGGCCAAGACTTCTCGAGCCTCGTTTCCCTGTGCTATGAACCTCTAGCATAGATGACGCACGCCCGACTAGTTCAACTACTTGGAGAGCAAATACAGTTATTGGGGATGCTTGTGTAGAATGCGACGAGCCAAGCAGATTGATGACTGAAGGGATGTCGTGTGTGCCATGGATGCAAGCAAGGACCCGAAGCTCCTCCTCCATTCTTGCCTTTTGTATAGTCCTTCGTTTATGGGGCGCAATTTCCTGCGAGGGACGGTAGAGCATAGTCATAGGTGTGACTATCATCGTCATCACCAAAATGCCACTCACCATAAGAGAGTATAATTGAGTGCTCAAAACCTGACAAGATTTTTTCACAAAATACGAAATGGTTAGTCGAAAATCCATTTCCAGTAAAAGCAAATACGGATTGGTAAGAAAATCAACCTGTTGTGCCTGACCAGCTTCAAGAATGATCAAGGCCATGAGGCTCTTGGTGTTGCTAAGTACTCCAACAGCCAGGGCTTCCTTAAAAGACATTTCAGAGAAGAAAGTGGCAGCTATTGAGCTCAAGATTTTGGCTGAAACAAACAGAAGTATGTAGCCAACAATTTCGTAAATGCTACCCATTTCTCCGAAATTGGTTCTGAGTCCACAAACAACAAAGAAAGTTGGCATAATAATGCCCATCACAAAGTCATCAAGCTTATCGATAATTTCTGCTTGA
The genomic region above belongs to Solanum dulcamara chromosome 5, daSolDulc1.2, whole genome shotgun sequence and contains:
- the LOC129890454 gene encoding cation/H(+) antiporter 15-like produces the protein MADPDPLIDVGKLNEKILCYAQTIYRFNGVWEGPDPLTPIIPLFFVQISLAILITRFVTFALKPTKQPPFVAEIISGILLGPTALGRIIKFRRLLFPNYNFYVIETMAHVALVFYGFLVGLQMDIKSILRIGIKARNVAVIGIIIPFVMGTIIYFSVTRDEDVRGFIFYGGALTITGFSVLSKILDKQKILQTDVGKMAMSSAVINDIGAWFILTLGYVVTGSTANIHWALICTIAYALFCVFYLRRAIGWIIRKKPEGQGYSEFFICSILSGMAISGVITDALGTHPIIGAFLFGLSIPNQVLQAEIIDKLDDFVMGIIMPTFFVVCGLRTNFGEMGSIYEIVGYILLFVSAKILSSIAATFFSEMSFKEALAVGVLSNTKSLMALIILEAGQAQQVLSTQLYSLMVSGILVMTMIVTPMTMLYRPSQEIAPHKRRTIQKARMEEELRVLACIHGTHDIPSVINLLGSSHSTQASPITVFALQVVELVGRASSMLEVHSTGKRGSRSLGHEETQTRQIITAFDNYELRSDGVMVQVLTARSALSTMDEDMCNIAKDKRVAFIILPFHKQRGLEGEMEDVNPEIRAVNEGVLANAPCSVGILINRGLSETSDHAKNIVVLFFGGADDREALAYALRMVDRPDTRLTVVKFIPDEGTSDMEQTEFADESHVNVQIDKESEKLMDDEFLNRFKISTANDKSVTYIELLLNDVEEAVKAIKLMDQHNYDLYIVGKGRGMVSPLTAGLVDWCDCPELGAIGDLLVTSEFDSTFSVLVMQQYVKPIGDGSVNSYGSMSERIAGIGMDMDLDMQRADSESGDVFSSFRRRPEHMPRV